The Streptomyces camelliae genome window below encodes:
- a CDS encoding exodeoxyribonuclease III has translation MRIATWNVNSITARLPRLLAWLESSGTDVLCLQEAKVAEEQFPVGELRELGYETAVHATGRWNGVAVLSRVGLEDVVKGLPGDPGYDGVTEPRGISATCGPVRVWSVYVPNGREVEHPHYAYKLQWFEALKAAVAGDAGGSRPFAVLGDYNVAPTDDDVYDPAVFEGSTHVTPAERAALAALREAGLNDVVPRPLKYDHPYTYWDYRQLCFPKNRGMRIDLVYGNAPFAKAVKDAYVDREERKGKGASDHAPVVVDLDV, from the coding sequence ATGCGCATCGCCACCTGGAACGTGAACTCGATCACCGCCCGCCTCCCGAGGCTGCTGGCCTGGCTGGAGAGCAGCGGCACCGACGTGCTGTGCCTGCAGGAGGCCAAGGTCGCCGAGGAGCAGTTCCCGGTCGGGGAACTGCGCGAGCTGGGCTACGAGACGGCGGTCCACGCCACCGGCCGGTGGAACGGCGTGGCGGTGCTCTCCAGGGTGGGTCTTGAGGACGTGGTCAAGGGCCTGCCCGGCGACCCCGGCTACGACGGCGTGACCGAGCCGCGCGGCATCTCGGCGACCTGCGGCCCGGTCCGCGTCTGGTCGGTGTACGTCCCCAACGGCCGCGAGGTGGAGCACCCGCACTACGCCTACAAGCTCCAGTGGTTCGAGGCACTGAAGGCCGCCGTCGCCGGCGACGCGGGCGGCAGCCGCCCGTTCGCCGTGCTGGGGGACTACAACGTGGCGCCGACGGACGACGACGTCTACGACCCGGCCGTCTTCGAGGGCTCCACCCACGTCACCCCCGCCGAGCGCGCCGCCCTCGCCGCGCTGCGCGAGGCGGGCCTGAACGACGTCGTCCCCCGCCCCCTGAAGTACGACCACCCGTACACGTACTGGGACTACCGCCAGCTCTGCTTCCCGAAGAACCGAGGCATGCGCATCGACCTGGTGTACGGCAACGCGCCGTTCGCGAAGGCCGTCAAGGACGCCTACGTGGACCGCGAGGAGCGCAAGGGCAAGGGTGCCTCCGATCACGCGCCCGTGGTGGTCGACCTCGACGTGTGA
- the pcaC gene encoding 4-carboxymuconolactone decarboxylase, with product MSETPPNTLQYRFDGPEDAPVLILGPSLGTTWHMWDRQVPELSKQWRVFRFDLPGHGGAPAHPAGSVAELAGRLLATLDAAGVQRFGYAGCALGGAIGIELALRHPERLASLALVAASPRFGTADEFRQRGVIVRTNGLDPIARTSPERWFTGSFAAAQPAITEWAVQMVRTTDPGCYIAACEALAAFDVRAELGRVGVPTLVLVGSDDQVTGPAEARTLVAGIRDARLAVVPGASHLVPVEQPAAVTDLLTHHFATAWQQPYDTGQTALPSLAAVPVPVPAAPQPVPVAEIAPAAVPADAPAPADRYETGLKIRREVLGDAHVDRALAAADDFSGDFQDFLTRYAWGEIWDRPGLDRRTRSCITLTALVAGGHLQELAFHTRAALRNGLTPDEIKEVLLQAAVYCGVPAANSAFRVAQEVIQEETTPAE from the coding sequence GTGAGTGAGACACCACCGAACACCCTGCAATACCGCTTTGACGGGCCAGAAGACGCTCCGGTCCTGATCTTGGGTCCCTCACTGGGTACCACATGGCACATGTGGGACCGGCAGGTGCCTGAGCTGAGCAAGCAGTGGCGGGTCTTCCGCTTCGATCTGCCCGGACACGGCGGCGCCCCCGCTCACCCGGCCGGTTCCGTCGCCGAGCTGGCCGGCCGGCTGCTGGCCACGCTGGACGCGGCCGGTGTACAGCGGTTCGGGTACGCGGGCTGCGCGCTGGGCGGGGCGATCGGGATCGAGCTGGCGCTGCGGCACCCGGAGCGGCTCGCCTCGCTGGCGCTGGTCGCGGCCTCGCCCCGGTTCGGGACCGCCGACGAGTTCCGCCAGCGCGGGGTGATCGTGCGGACCAACGGGCTCGACCCGATCGCCCGGACCTCCCCGGAGCGCTGGTTCACCGGCTCCTTCGCCGCCGCCCAGCCCGCGATCACCGAGTGGGCGGTGCAGATGGTGCGCACCACCGACCCCGGCTGCTACATCGCCGCCTGCGAGGCCCTCGCCGCCTTCGACGTACGCGCCGAGCTGGGCCGGGTCGGCGTACCGACGCTCGTGCTGGTCGGCTCCGACGACCAGGTCACCGGCCCCGCCGAGGCCCGCACCCTGGTGGCCGGCATACGGGACGCCCGGCTCGCGGTCGTCCCCGGCGCCTCCCACCTGGTGCCGGTCGAGCAGCCGGCCGCCGTCACCGACCTGCTGACCCATCACTTCGCGACCGCCTGGCAGCAGCCCTACGACACCGGCCAGACCGCCCTGCCGAGCCTGGCCGCCGTGCCGGTCCCGGTCCCGGCCGCGCCGCAGCCCGTGCCGGTCGCCGAGATCGCCCCGGCCGCCGTGCCGGCCGACGCTCCCGCGCCGGCCGACCGGTACGAGACCGGGCTGAAGATCCGCCGTGAGGTGCTCGGCGACGCGCACGTGGACCGGGCGCTGGCCGCGGCCGACGACTTCTCCGGGGACTTCCAGGACTTCCTCACCCGCTACGCCTGGGGCGAGATCTGGGACCGGCCGGGTCTGGACCGCCGTACCCGCAGCTGCATCACGCTGACCGCGCTGGTCGCCGGCGGCCATCTGCAGGAGCTGGCCTTCCACACCCGGGCGGCGCTGCGCAACGGTCTCACCCCGGACGAGATCAAGGAGGTGCTGCTGCAGGCGGCCGTGTACTGCGGGGTGCCGGCGGCGAACAGCGCTTTCCGGGTGGCCCAGGAGGTCATCCAGGAGGAGACCACGCCCGCCGAGTGA
- a CDS encoding WD40/YVTN/BNR-like repeat-containing protein translates to MLPPKHQRRFITCTVVAAAFGLVSTQSFAASNNARPRPWQARHQAAMGREHIKAVHTGHGMSAFAAEGGDDDGADEAENSAEATAQFTEARTAPGVVAPGAYGAAWQQLQSMRHTRGDWDHVTKKAYNSDDPRYRDVNSNSSGGAGDVTGRITGIAADDQGDVYAGGANGGVFRSTTGGGHWKPISDKLPSLSTGTLSLDGQNRLWYATGESNTGATSFVGTGVYVLKDPRHGQFQPGDRVGGAELESTVIHALRFAGTTVWAATSTGVWSHSTTTLSGPWKHEFAPNPDYLPGGSKADDPSAPYKNIANDIAVDPKDPNKVLLAVGWRGGDTYNGIYAKQDDGSWKPVSGLGDLPTSSADVGNMTFAAAADGSRLYAIDQSPAQMAANPDSGLKGVYVSKNGSPFGPWTQIADYTKLKASGSALQGAGYMPGIQSWYNQFLQVDPANADHVYLGLEEVFETKNGGQSWTVPGPYWNFPFPCWSIDPAKQTGDCSPTTHSDQHAVAIGSYKGKTWAYVGNDGGIYRRPLNGAVDSGGHAKDWQSLSDGTLDTLQYYSVGVGKDLTNGGVSVTGGLQDNGQSILRGHDKVMGSNFGGDGGDTIADPANGCNIAAEYVYLDMWVTQNCGVNDGSWSTDPSKATEYEVAPPDKDQGGAGARFIAPIAADAQDTNTWIAGGRHVWVNTKGFAIRSGKEWTNAYDLGEGHVATAVASSGGTVYVGWCGPCNNQGFTRGIAVGNADGTGWHQLNLPVDGTIPNRYVSGFEIDPADAQHVYVAVNGFSRRWTEGPGAGVGHVFESKDGGASWTDISANLPDVPADSVKLLPNGGLALGTDLATFYRPAGATKWLVLGHDLPTTAVMQLRLGLDGKLYAATHGRGIWSFDVQRLKGRKD, encoded by the coding sequence ATGTTGCCCCCGAAGCACCAACGACGGTTCATAACCTGCACCGTCGTAGCGGCCGCGTTCGGACTGGTAAGCACCCAGTCTTTCGCGGCGTCGAACAACGCAAGACCCCGCCCCTGGCAGGCGCGCCACCAGGCCGCCATGGGCCGGGAGCACATCAAGGCGGTGCACACGGGCCACGGCATGTCCGCGTTCGCCGCAGAGGGCGGCGATGACGACGGGGCCGACGAGGCGGAGAACTCCGCCGAGGCGACGGCCCAGTTCACCGAGGCCCGCACCGCACCCGGCGTGGTCGCGCCCGGCGCCTACGGGGCGGCTTGGCAGCAGCTGCAGTCGATGAGGCACACGAGGGGCGACTGGGACCACGTCACCAAGAAGGCGTACAACTCCGACGACCCCCGCTACCGCGATGTGAACTCCAACTCCAGCGGTGGCGCGGGCGACGTGACCGGTCGGATCACCGGGATCGCCGCGGACGACCAGGGTGATGTGTACGCGGGCGGCGCCAACGGCGGCGTCTTCCGCTCCACCACGGGCGGCGGACACTGGAAGCCGATCTCCGACAAGCTGCCGTCCCTGTCCACCGGCACCCTCTCGCTGGACGGGCAGAACCGGCTCTGGTACGCCACCGGCGAGTCCAACACCGGCGCGACGTCCTTCGTTGGCACCGGCGTGTACGTCCTCAAAGACCCGCGCCACGGACAGTTCCAGCCCGGCGACCGCGTGGGCGGCGCCGAGCTGGAGTCCACCGTCATCCACGCCCTGCGCTTCGCCGGCACCACGGTGTGGGCGGCCACCAGCACCGGCGTGTGGTCGCACTCCACGACCACCCTGTCCGGCCCCTGGAAGCACGAGTTCGCGCCCAACCCGGACTATCTGCCGGGCGGTTCGAAGGCGGACGACCCGAGCGCGCCGTACAAGAACATCGCCAACGACATCGCCGTAGACCCCAAGGACCCCAACAAGGTCCTTCTCGCTGTGGGCTGGCGCGGCGGCGACACCTACAACGGGATCTACGCCAAGCAGGACGACGGCAGCTGGAAGCCGGTCAGCGGCCTCGGTGACCTGCCGACCAGCAGCGCCGACGTCGGCAACATGACGTTCGCCGCCGCTGCCGACGGCTCGCGGCTGTACGCCATCGACCAGTCTCCGGCGCAGATGGCCGCCAACCCGGACAGCGGGCTCAAGGGCGTGTACGTGTCGAAGAACGGCTCGCCGTTCGGGCCGTGGACGCAGATCGCCGACTACACCAAGCTGAAGGCGTCCGGCTCCGCCCTGCAGGGCGCGGGCTACATGCCCGGCATCCAGTCCTGGTACAACCAGTTCCTCCAGGTCGACCCGGCCAACGCCGACCACGTCTACCTCGGCCTGGAAGAGGTCTTCGAGACCAAGAACGGCGGCCAGAGCTGGACGGTGCCCGGTCCGTACTGGAACTTCCCCTTCCCCTGCTGGAGCATCGACCCGGCGAAGCAGACCGGCGATTGCTCGCCCACGACCCACTCCGACCAGCACGCGGTCGCGATCGGCAGCTACAAGGGCAAGACCTGGGCGTACGTGGGCAACGACGGCGGCATCTACCGCCGCCCGCTCAACGGCGCCGTCGACTCCGGCGGTCACGCAAAGGACTGGCAGTCCCTGAGCGACGGCACCCTCGACACCCTTCAGTACTACTCGGTGGGCGTCGGCAAGGACCTCACCAACGGCGGCGTCTCCGTCACCGGCGGCCTGCAGGACAACGGCCAGTCGATCCTGCGCGGCCACGACAAGGTCATGGGCTCGAACTTCGGCGGTGACGGCGGCGACACCATCGCCGACCCCGCCAACGGCTGCAACATCGCCGCCGAGTACGTCTACCTCGACATGTGGGTCACGCAGAACTGCGGCGTGAACGACGGTTCCTGGTCGACGGACCCGTCCAAGGCCACCGAGTACGAGGTCGCCCCGCCGGACAAGGACCAGGGCGGTGCGGGCGCCCGCTTCATCGCGCCCATCGCCGCCGACGCCCAGGACACCAACACCTGGATCGCGGGCGGCCGGCACGTGTGGGTGAACACCAAGGGCTTCGCGATCCGCTCCGGCAAGGAGTGGACGAACGCCTACGACCTCGGCGAGGGCCACGTGGCCACGGCCGTGGCGTCCTCCGGCGGCACGGTGTACGTCGGCTGGTGCGGCCCCTGCAACAACCAGGGCTTCACCCGGGGCATCGCGGTCGGCAACGCCGACGGCACCGGCTGGCACCAGCTCAACCTCCCGGTCGACGGCACCATCCCCAACCGCTACGTCTCCGGCTTCGAGATCGACCCGGCCGACGCCCAGCACGTGTACGTGGCGGTCAACGGCTTCTCCCGCAGGTGGACCGAGGGCCCGGGCGCGGGCGTGGGCCATGTCTTCGAGTCGAAGGACGGCGGCGCGAGCTGGACGGACATCTCGGCCAACCTGCCCGACGTCCCCGCCGACTCGGTCAAGCTCCTCCCGAACGGCGGCCTCGCCCTCGGCACCGACCTGGCCACCTTCTACCGCCCCGCCGGTGCCACGAAGTGGCTGGTCCTGGGGCACGACCTGCCCACCACGGCCGTGATGCAGCTGCGCCTCGGCCTCGACGGCAAGCTGTACGCCGCCACGCACGGACGCGGCATCTGGTCCTTCGACGTACAGCGCCTCAAGGGCCGTAAGGACTGA
- a CDS encoding IS256 family transposase, translating to MTAPDSLPLHALAEDNLAAASPDLLRAMVKTFADALMSAEADALCNAEYGQVSDERVNHRNGYRLREWDTRAGTVELAVPKLRQGSYFPHWLLERRRRAEQALISVVATAYLLGVSTRRVEKLAESLGVTQLSKSQVSAMAKHLDEQVAAFRNRPLDAGPYAFVWVDALTQKVREGGRIINVHALIAVGVNADGHREILGLDVATAEDGAGWLAFLRSLIARGLSGVQLVISDAHMGLVNAIGATLPGASWQRCRTHYARALLSQVPKSAQPWVATLLRTVFEQPDIDAVQSQMRHVLDALEAKFPKAAAHLDAAQGDVLAFTAFPREIWRQIWSNNPQERLNKEIRRRTDVVGIFPDRTALIRLVGAVLAEQNDEWTEARRYMGLDLLAKARLHPIESETDDTVIPTELTA from the coding sequence ATGACCGCACCCGACAGTCTGCCCCTGCACGCCCTCGCGGAGGACAACCTCGCAGCGGCGAGTCCCGATCTGCTGCGCGCGATGGTCAAGACGTTCGCGGACGCGCTCATGTCCGCCGAGGCCGATGCCCTCTGCAATGCTGAATACGGGCAGGTCAGCGACGAGCGAGTCAACCATCGCAACGGGTATCGCCTTCGCGAGTGGGACACCCGCGCGGGCACCGTCGAACTCGCCGTTCCCAAGCTGCGTCAGGGCAGTTACTTCCCGCACTGGCTGCTGGAGCGTCGCCGCCGGGCTGAGCAGGCCCTCATCAGCGTGGTCGCCACCGCCTATCTGCTCGGCGTCTCCACCCGCCGAGTGGAGAAGCTCGCCGAGAGCCTGGGCGTCACCCAGCTGTCGAAGTCCCAGGTCAGCGCCATGGCCAAGCATCTCGACGAACAGGTCGCCGCGTTCCGCAACCGGCCCCTGGACGCCGGCCCCTACGCGTTCGTCTGGGTGGACGCGCTCACGCAGAAGGTTCGCGAGGGCGGCCGCATCATCAACGTCCACGCGCTGATCGCGGTCGGCGTCAACGCCGATGGGCACCGTGAGATTCTCGGCCTGGACGTGGCCACTGCCGAGGACGGCGCCGGCTGGCTGGCCTTCCTGCGCTCCCTGATCGCCCGCGGCCTATCGGGCGTCCAACTGGTCATCTCAGACGCGCACATGGGCCTGGTCAACGCGATCGGGGCCACCCTGCCCGGCGCGAGCTGGCAGCGATGTCGTACTCACTACGCCCGCGCGTTGCTGAGCCAGGTGCCCAAGTCGGCCCAGCCGTGGGTGGCCACGCTGCTGCGGACCGTCTTCGAACAACCCGACATCGATGCAGTCCAGTCCCAGATGCGGCACGTCCTGGACGCATTGGAGGCCAAGTTCCCCAAGGCGGCAGCCCACTTGGACGCCGCTCAGGGCGATGTGCTGGCGTTCACCGCGTTCCCGCGCGAGATCTGGCGGCAGATCTGGTCGAACAATCCGCAGGAACGGCTCAACAAGGAGATCCGCCGCCGCACCGACGTGGTCGGCATCTTCCCCGACCGCACCGCCCTGATCCGCCTGGTCGGCGCGGTGCTGGCCGAGCAGAACGACGAGTGGACCGAAGCCCGCCGCTACATGGGACTCGACCTGCTGGCCAAGGCCCGCCTCCACCCGATCGAGTCAGAAACCGACGACACAGTCATCCCGACGGAACTCACCGCATAG
- a CDS encoding IS110 family transposase, with the protein MTTRQRSTYSSTDPPVRREVVLGVDTHGEVHVAAVVSPLGKILGTESFPATVAGYRRLLMWARKLGTVRRAGVEGTGTFGAGLSRYLLAQQIQVFEVNRPDRSARRLLGKSDPLDAQAAARAVLSGRARARAKSGDGPVHSARIFKLAKDSAVKARTQAINQLKAVLVIADPALRERLSSLGNRELFRTCARLGPGDGEDGENAVAQATHMTLRMLAERIEQLTGQIDELNQRLTQLVEHHAPQLLVPVGIGPDSAVTLLITMGDNPERLNTEASFAALCGVSPVEYSSGPRSTRRLNHGGDRQANAALHRIVFTRLRHDPRTQAYFARRTREGKTRREIIRCLKRYAAREVFNLVRTVPGVPPS; encoded by the coding sequence ATGACGACCAGACAGCGCAGCACATACTCCAGTACCGATCCTCCCGTGCGGAGAGAGGTCGTACTGGGCGTGGACACGCACGGTGAGGTGCACGTCGCCGCCGTGGTGTCCCCGCTGGGCAAGATCCTGGGCACCGAGTCCTTTCCCGCGACGGTGGCCGGCTACCGGCGGCTGCTCATGTGGGCCCGCAAGCTGGGTACGGTGCGCCGTGCCGGTGTAGAGGGCACCGGCACCTTCGGCGCGGGCCTGTCCCGCTACCTGCTGGCACAGCAGATTCAGGTCTTCGAAGTGAACCGGCCCGACCGCTCGGCCCGCCGGCTGCTCGGGAAGTCGGACCCGCTCGACGCTCAGGCCGCCGCGCGAGCGGTGCTCAGCGGTCGCGCCCGGGCCCGGGCCAAGTCCGGCGACGGTCCGGTGCACAGCGCCCGGATCTTCAAGCTCGCCAAGGACTCCGCGGTCAAGGCCCGTACCCAGGCGATCAACCAGCTCAAAGCCGTCCTGGTCATCGCCGATCCCGCACTGCGGGAACGACTGTCCAGCCTGGGCAACCGCGAGCTGTTCCGCACCTGCGCACGCCTCGGGCCAGGCGACGGCGAGGACGGCGAGAACGCGGTGGCCCAGGCCACCCACATGACCCTGAGAATGCTCGCCGAGCGCATCGAACAGCTCACCGGGCAGATCGATGAGCTGAACCAACGCCTGACCCAGCTCGTCGAACACCACGCCCCGCAGCTACTCGTACCGGTGGGCATCGGCCCGGACAGCGCAGTCACCCTGCTGATCACCATGGGAGACAACCCCGAGCGACTGAACACTGAGGCGTCCTTTGCTGCCCTTTGCGGAGTCAGCCCCGTCGAGTACTCCTCTGGCCCTCGGAGCACGCGGCGGCTCAACCACGGCGGCGACCGACAGGCCAACGCCGCCCTGCACCGTATCGTCTTCACCCGGCTGCGCCACGACCCGCGCACCCAGGCGTACTTCGCACGCCGCACCCGGGAGGGCAAGACCCGACGCGAGATCATCCGATGCCTCAAGCGATATGCCGCCCGCGAGGTCTTCAACCTGGTCAGAACGGTACCCGGCGTTCCCCCGTCATAG
- a CDS encoding MBL fold metallo-hydrolase, which produces MKLTKKSHACVRLEKDGRTLVIDPGGFSEQDAAVGADAILVTHEHPDHFDEGRLRAALEANPGAAVWTLKSVAEQIAAAFPGRVHTVGHGDTFTAAGFDVQVHGELHAVIHPDIPRITNVGYLVDGGRVFHPGDALTVPDHPVDTLLLPVMAPWNKISEVIDYVREVRPQRAYDVHDALLTDLARPIYDRQIGALGGTDHQRLTPGASAEV; this is translated from the coding sequence ATGAAGCTCACGAAGAAGTCCCACGCCTGCGTCCGCCTGGAGAAGGACGGGCGGACCCTCGTCATCGACCCCGGCGGCTTCAGCGAGCAGGACGCGGCCGTCGGCGCGGACGCGATCCTGGTCACGCACGAGCACCCGGACCACTTCGACGAGGGCCGGCTGCGGGCCGCCCTGGAGGCGAACCCGGGCGCCGCGGTCTGGACGCTGAAGTCCGTCGCCGAGCAGATCGCGGCCGCCTTCCCGGGGCGCGTGCACACCGTCGGCCACGGCGACACCTTCACCGCGGCCGGCTTCGACGTCCAGGTCCACGGCGAACTGCACGCCGTCATCCACCCGGACATCCCGCGCATCACCAACGTCGGCTACCTCGTCGACGGCGGCCGGGTCTTCCACCCCGGCGACGCCCTCACCGTCCCCGACCACCCCGTCGACACTCTGCTGCTCCCGGTCATGGCGCCCTGGAACAAGATCTCCGAGGTCATCGACTACGTCCGCGAGGTGCGCCCGCAGCGCGCCTACGACGTCCACGACGCCCTGCTCACCGACCTCGCCCGGCCGATCTACGACCGCCAGATCGGCGCCCTGGGCGGCACCGACCACCAGCGGCTGACCCCGGGAGCCTCCGCCGAGGTCTGA
- a CDS encoding exo-alpha-sialidase, with translation MSRTAVRRSVATATTALLSLGGLLLASHPALADVSNGGFESGSLTGWTSAGTTSVVGSGAHTGTYAARVGGTSPTNGDSSIAQTFTAPTGATQLSFWYNVTCPDTVTYDWATATLTDTTTGTTTTALAKTCTNGQGWKQVTSSVTAGHSYTLKLVSHDDNYAGDATYTLYDDVAFTTATPPPGLTQVSTDPFTNSSSQHATELEPDTFAYGNTIVASSQVGRFTDGGSSDIGWNTSTDGGTTWQHGMLPGITTYQGGTWARVSDPAVAYDAKHGTWMVAGLVIDSNVNGAGVSVSRSTNGTNWLNPVIAVGNDGQGYDKEWIVCDNSATSPYYGTCYVEVDVTSSGNAVVMSRSTDGGATWSAPVAPSGGPSGLGGQPLVQPNGTVVVPYSANGSSIRAFNSTNGGAGWSSSTLIANVSSHGVAGNLRDGEGLPSAEIDGSGKIYVAWQDCRFRSGCPANDIVYATSTNGTSWSSVTRVPIDATTSGVDHFIPGIGIDPATSGTTAKIGLYYYFYPNANCTTSTCQLEVGYISSANGGSTWSAPATVAGPMSLSQIADSTQGSMVGDYISTSVVSGKAVSVFAVGKAPANGQAFDEALYTAGPLTVSGGSARSTTHGAVTVSSPRITGTLPIRH, from the coding sequence ATGTCGCGCACTGCTGTCCGTAGATCCGTGGCGACCGCCACCACCGCCCTGCTCTCTTTAGGCGGCCTCCTTCTCGCATCTCACCCGGCCCTGGCCGACGTCTCCAACGGCGGCTTCGAATCCGGCAGCCTGACCGGCTGGACCTCCGCCGGGACCACGTCCGTGGTCGGCTCCGGCGCCCACACCGGTACGTACGCCGCCCGCGTCGGCGGCACCTCACCCACCAACGGCGACTCCTCGATCGCCCAGACCTTCACCGCGCCGACCGGCGCCACCCAGCTGTCGTTCTGGTACAACGTCACCTGCCCCGACACCGTCACGTACGACTGGGCCACCGCCACCCTGACCGACACCACGACCGGCACCACAACCACCGCGCTGGCCAAGACGTGCACCAACGGTCAGGGCTGGAAGCAGGTCACGTCGTCCGTGACCGCCGGCCACAGCTACACCCTCAAGCTCGTCAGCCACGACGACAACTACGCGGGCGACGCCACCTACACCCTCTACGACGACGTCGCCTTCACCACCGCCACCCCGCCGCCCGGACTGACCCAGGTCAGCACGGATCCGTTCACCAACTCCTCCAGTCAGCACGCCACCGAGCTGGAGCCCGACACCTTCGCGTACGGCAACACGATCGTCGCCTCCTCCCAGGTCGGCCGGTTCACCGACGGCGGCTCCTCCGACATCGGCTGGAACACCTCCACCGACGGCGGCACCACCTGGCAGCACGGCATGCTCCCCGGCATCACCACCTACCAGGGCGGCACCTGGGCCCGCGTCTCCGACCCGGCCGTCGCCTACGACGCCAAGCACGGCACCTGGATGGTCGCCGGACTGGTCATCGACTCGAACGTCAACGGCGCCGGCGTCAGCGTCAGCCGCTCCACGAACGGCACGAACTGGCTCAACCCGGTGATCGCGGTCGGCAACGACGGCCAGGGCTACGACAAGGAGTGGATCGTCTGCGACAACTCCGCCACCAGCCCGTACTACGGCACCTGCTACGTCGAGGTGGACGTCACGTCCTCGGGCAACGCGGTGGTGATGAGCCGCTCCACCGACGGCGGCGCGACCTGGTCGGCTCCGGTGGCCCCGTCCGGAGGACCGAGCGGCCTGGGTGGCCAGCCTCTCGTACAGCCGAACGGCACAGTCGTGGTCCCCTACTCCGCCAACGGGTCCTCGATCCGCGCCTTCAACTCGACCAACGGTGGCGCCGGCTGGTCCTCCAGCACGCTGATCGCCAACGTCTCCAGCCACGGCGTGGCCGGCAACCTGCGTGACGGTGAGGGCCTGCCCTCCGCCGAGATCGACGGATCCGGCAAGATCTACGTCGCCTGGCAGGACTGCCGCTTCCGCTCCGGCTGCCCGGCCAACGACATCGTCTACGCCACCTCCACCAACGGCACCAGCTGGTCATCGGTGACCCGGGTCCCCATCGACGCCACCACCAGCGGCGTCGACCACTTCATCCCCGGCATCGGCATCGACCCCGCCACCTCCGGCACGACGGCGAAGATCGGCCTCTACTACTACTTCTACCCGAACGCCAACTGCACCACGTCCACGTGCCAGCTGGAGGTCGGCTACATCTCCTCCGCCAACGGCGGCAGCACCTGGAGCGCCCCAGCCACGGTCGCCGGCCCCATGTCCCTGTCCCAGATCGCCGACTCCACCCAGGGCAGCATGGTCGGCGACTACATCTCCACCTCCGTCGTCAGCGGCAAGGCGGTCTCCGTCTTCGCCGTCGGCAAGGCCCCGGCCAACGGGCAAGCCTTCGACGAGGCCCTCTACACCGCCGGCCCGCTCACCGTCAGCGGCGGCAGCGCACGCTCCACGACCCACGGCGCGGTGACCGTCTCCTCACCGCGCATCACCGGGACGCTGCCGATCCGGCACTGA